A window of the Caldalkalibacillus salinus genome harbors these coding sequences:
- the mraZ gene encoding division/cell wall cluster transcriptional repressor MraZ, with protein MFMGEYQHAIDQKGRLIIPAKFRDDLGERFVVTRGLDQCLFVYPQTEWKQIEQKLKSLPFTRSDARAFTRFFFSGATECELDKQGRANIAANLRQYAKLTKECIVIGVSNRVEIWSKDIWEEYFSQSEASFNEIAEKIVDFDL; from the coding sequence ATGTTCATGGGAGAATATCAACATGCTATTGACCAGAAAGGCAGATTAATCATTCCTGCTAAGTTCCGTGATGATCTAGGAGAGCGCTTTGTGGTCACCCGTGGACTGGATCAATGTTTATTCGTCTATCCCCAAACAGAATGGAAACAAATCGAGCAGAAGCTAAAATCTCTACCTTTCACCCGTTCTGATGCGAGAGCTTTTACCCGTTTCTTCTTCTCAGGAGCGACAGAATGTGAATTAGACAAACAGGGGCGGGCCAATATCGCCGCAAATTTACGTCAATATGCCAAACTCACCAAAGAATGTATCGTCATAGGAGTGAGTAACAGAGTAGAAATTTGGAGCAAGGACATTTGGGAAGAGTACTTTAGTCAATCAGAAGCATCATTTAATGAAATTGCAGAGAAAATTGTGGATTTTGATTTATAA
- the rsmH gene encoding 16S rRNA (cytosine(1402)-N(4))-methyltransferase RsmH → MFHHVTVLREEAVEGLHINPEGVYVDCTLGGAGHSALIASQLTTGTLIAIDQDDQALAHAEEVLAPVLNRVRLIKSNFRQLKDVLAQLDIPQVNGVLYDLGVSSPQLDEVERGFSYQHDAPLDMRMDKQQTMSAYQVVNEWTEEDIARVIYQYGEEKFSRRIARNIVETRKQHPIERTHQLVEVIKKSIPAAARRQGPHPARRTFQGIRIAVNDELQAFEDSLQQATDVLAPSGRVSVITFHSLEDRICKQFFQKMSKGCVCPPGFPQCVCGQTPTLKNLTKKPRLPSEEELEHNPRARSAKLRVAEKI, encoded by the coding sequence ATGTTTCATCACGTCACGGTTTTAAGAGAAGAAGCAGTAGAGGGGCTACATATTAACCCAGAGGGGGTCTACGTCGACTGTACGTTAGGCGGTGCCGGACACAGTGCACTTATCGCTTCTCAATTAACAACGGGTACCCTCATTGCTATAGACCAAGATGATCAAGCGTTAGCACATGCAGAAGAAGTATTAGCACCCGTGCTCAATCGTGTCAGGCTCATCAAGAGCAATTTCCGTCAGTTAAAAGACGTTTTAGCACAATTAGATATACCGCAAGTGAACGGGGTTTTGTACGACTTAGGCGTATCATCTCCTCAACTAGACGAGGTTGAAAGAGGCTTTAGTTATCAACATGATGCCCCCTTAGACATGCGGATGGATAAACAGCAAACGATGAGCGCGTACCAAGTGGTTAACGAGTGGACAGAGGAGGATATCGCTCGTGTCATTTATCAGTATGGCGAAGAGAAGTTCTCTCGTCGCATTGCCAGAAACATCGTTGAAACACGAAAACAACACCCTATTGAACGGACACATCAGCTTGTTGAAGTGATTAAGAAAAGCATACCGGCTGCAGCAAGACGGCAGGGTCCTCACCCGGCACGACGTACCTTTCAGGGAATACGTATTGCTGTTAATGATGAGTTACAAGCGTTTGAAGACTCCTTGCAGCAAGCAACTGACGTCCTAGCACCGTCAGGTCGTGTCAGTGTGATTACATTTCACAGTTTAGAGGATCGCATTTGCAAGCAATTCTTTCAAAAAATGAGTAAAGGTTGTGTTTGTCCACCGGGCTTCCCTCAGTGTGTATGTGGACAAACCCCCACGTTAAAAAATCTCACAAAGAAACCCAGACTTCCTTCAGAAGAAGAGTTAGAACATAACCCGCGTGCAAGATCTGCCAAATTGCGAGTAGCAGAAAAGATATAG
- the ftsL gene encoding cell division protein FtsL has protein sequence MYQYGNVATQYQKEHKKRVNPTHQKRPQTQPHSSPKGMTTGEKVLYLLTVIIVVTVSSLLLMRSATISQLSYDIQTLEREVVNIEDQNAALSLEVAELSSPERIERIAREEWGLSLTESTVRILPTPPFTSQDRQADGKREGES, from the coding sequence ATGTACCAATATGGAAATGTTGCAACACAATATCAAAAGGAACATAAAAAACGTGTCAATCCTACACATCAAAAGCGTCCACAGACACAGCCTCATTCTTCTCCAAAAGGAATGACGACAGGGGAAAAAGTTCTATACTTGCTCACGGTCATCATCGTCGTCACGGTATCAAGCTTGTTACTCATGAGAAGTGCCACTATTTCTCAGTTGAGCTACGACATTCAAACGCTAGAAAGGGAAGTGGTCAATATTGAAGATCAAAACGCCGCCCTTTCTCTAGAGGTAGCCGAACTGAGTTCACCTGAACGAATTGAGAGAATTGCCAGGGAAGAATGGGGACTTAGCCTAACCGAGTCAACGGTGCGTATCTTACCAACGCCGCCTTTTACCAGCCAAGACAGACAAGCAGACGGCAAGAGGGAAGGAGAGTCGTGA